One Nicotiana tomentosiformis chromosome 4, ASM39032v3, whole genome shotgun sequence genomic window carries:
- the LOC138909614 gene encoding uncharacterized protein, with translation MVKLMHPRSEDIPPVTTLPDSTITNQTAHVPTPIEGTTVPPADIPVPPPAPASDSGVSDIDIRGAIQMLTHIVASQVQRSSVGPTSFSHPWESASSRVNKFLQLDPPMFTGTDPEKDSQDFIDEMHKTLLVMHATEMEGVELASYRLKGVAYSWFELWEESREEGSPPARSGEFTDAFMDHFLPAETKAARAAEFKSLKQGSLNV, from the exons atggtgaaacttatg cacccgagaagtgaggatattcctccagttactacactgcctgactctactataaCTAATCAAACCGCACATGTCCCTACACCTATAGAAGGTACAACGGTTCCTCCagctgatattccagttccacctccagctccagcttccgattctggtgtgtctgatattgatattaggggagccatacaaatgttgacacatatagtggcttctcaggtccagagatcgagtgttgggcctacttcttttAGTCATCCatgggaatctgctagttccagggtgaacaagttccTTCAGCTAGATCCTCCAAtgtttacgggtactgatcccgagAAGGActcccaggacttcattgatgagatgcataaaacTCTCctggttatgcatgctacagagatggagggagtagagttggcctcctaccgcttgaaaggggtggcctattcttggtttgagttgtgggaggaatcccgtgaggagggaagccctccggcaagaTCGGGTGAATTCACAGacgcctttatggatcatttcttgcctgccgaaactaaggcagcccgtgccgcaGAGTTTAAAAGTCTGAAGCAGGGTAGTTTGAATGTgtag